The stretch of DNA TTCCAGGCCCCGCGGACAGACTTTTAGCTTTACGATTGGAGCCGGCCAAGTGATTCAGGGCTGGGAAGAGGGCATCCCCGGAATGAACGAGGGTGGCACTCGAAAACTCACGATTCCTTCCGACATGGCCTATGGAGACAGCGGGGTTGGTCCGATTCCAGGAGGCGCAACTCTGATTTTTGAGGTAGAATTGGTGAGCATCCAAGAATAACAAGGCGACTGGAATGAAAGAACGACTCCAAAAACGAATCGCAAGCAGTGGGTATTGTTCGCGCAGGGCCGCAGAACGCTTGATTGAAGATGGCGAGGTGAAGGTGAATGGAAAAATGGTGAAGGAGCAAGGCGTTCAAGTGAGTGAAAAAGATAAAATTGAAGTGGAGGGGAAACTCTTGAAGTTTGACAGTAAAAAAATCACCATTGCTTTTAATAAGCCGATTGGAGTGGTGAGCACACGAAAAGATCCTTTTGGAGCCAAGACCGTGACCGAACTTTTGCCCGCAAAATTCCGACATCTCAATCCTGTTGGGCGCCTGGATATGGACTCCGAAGGGCTGCTCCTCTTTTCTTCTGACGGGGACTTGCTTTTGGAGCTCACCCATCCGCGCTATGAGCACAAAAAAACTTACGAAGTTGGCGTTTACGGTGAGGTGACGACTCATACTTTAAAAGCACTTACAAAGGGAGTGGAACTCGACGGAGTTACGCTTCAGCCCATGCGCAGCACCGTTTTGCGTGGGGATGGCAAACGCACTTGGCTTGAGATGGTCCTTAAAGAAGGCCGCAAGCGCCAAATCCGCCGAGTGATGGAACGATTTGGGCACACGGTTTTTTCGCTCAAACGCACTGCCGTTGGTGAACTGGAACTCGGAGACCTAAAAACCGGCGAGTGCCGAGAACTCACGGACGAGGAGATTCAGAAAACCTTGAAGTGATCATTCGTCCTTCAAGAGCACGAAGAACTTGAGGTATTTTCCCTCTGGGAAATAGAGGTTGTACGGATGGTCGATGGGTTGGCTTTGAATGGCGAGCACACGGAGAGTGCAGCGAGCCTTGCTTGCGGCGAGCGCCAACATTTTTTGAAACATTTCTTCGGTGACATGCGCGGAGCAAGAACTTGAAATCAGGATTCCGCCTTTGGG from Candidatus Gracilibacteria bacterium encodes:
- a CDS encoding FKBP-type peptidyl-prolyl cis-trans isomerase, whose protein sequence is MKKIFSFLMAALLLTSCTSMDSSEPVTELQIEDLSIGSGESAKVGDTVEMHYTGTLLDGTVFDSSRPRGQTFSFTIGAGQVIQGWEEGIPGMNEGGTRKLTIPSDMAYGDSGVGPIPGGATLIFEVELVSIQE